In Dyadobacter sp. NIV53, a single window of DNA contains:
- a CDS encoding LLM class flavin-dependent oxidoreductase, which translates to MEIGISMFGDLAYNQSTKSFQPAQQRIQEILEEIKLADEVGLDVFGIGEHHRPDFSVSSPEIILAAAASITKNIKLTSSVTVLSSTDPVRVYQNFSTVDLISNGRAEITVGRGSFIESFPLFGYNLNDYNGLFTEKLELLKTINENETVNWKGKFRAPLVNQQVLPRPVDNHLDIWIAVGGTPESVVRAARLGFPLIIAIIGGMPKQFQPFFKLYKDEYLKAGHDITRMQIATHSHGLIGDNSQAISDHYFPSYAAQMNRIGKDRGWSPYTNDQFEGGRSIDGALFIGDAEEVTDKILYHQEMFGLTRFLLHADVGAPSHKDIMKTIEILGTKVKPAVNKALAK; encoded by the coding sequence ATGGAAATAGGAATAAGCATGTTTGGGGATTTGGCTTACAATCAATCTACCAAATCGTTTCAGCCTGCACAGCAGCGCATACAGGAAATACTGGAAGAGATCAAATTGGCTGATGAAGTGGGTTTGGATGTTTTTGGAATTGGTGAGCACCACCGTCCGGATTTTTCAGTATCAAGCCCTGAAATTATTTTAGCAGCAGCAGCAAGTATCACTAAAAATATAAAACTTACAAGCTCGGTAACCGTATTAAGCTCAACAGATCCGGTACGTGTTTACCAGAATTTCTCAACCGTGGACCTGATATCCAACGGACGAGCTGAAATTACAGTTGGCAGGGGAAGTTTTATCGAATCGTTCCCTCTTTTCGGATATAACCTGAACGATTATAACGGCTTGTTTACCGAGAAACTGGAATTACTGAAAACGATCAATGAAAATGAAACTGTTAACTGGAAAGGAAAATTCAGGGCACCGCTTGTTAACCAGCAGGTTTTACCACGTCCGGTAGACAATCACCTGGATATCTGGATAGCGGTTGGCGGTACACCGGAATCGGTCGTGAGGGCTGCCAGACTAGGATTCCCACTAATCATTGCGATCATTGGCGGAATGCCAAAACAGTTTCAGCCATTTTTCAAATTATATAAAGATGAATACCTGAAAGCCGGCCATGATATAACAAGAATGCAGATTGCAACGCATTCACATGGTTTAATCGGTGACAATTCGCAAGCGATTTCAGATCATTATTTTCCAAGTTATGCAGCACAAATGAACCGGATTGGTAAAGACCGTGGCTGGTCGCCTTACACGAATGACCAGTTTGAGGGAGGCCGAAGCATAGATGGTGCTTTGTTTATTGGGGATGCTGAGGAAGTAACCGATAAGATATTGTATCATCAGGAAATGTTTGGGCTGACCCGCTTTTTGTTACATGCCGACGTAGGTGCTCCGTCACACAAGGACATCATGAAAACCATAGAAATTCTGGGGACTAAAGTAAAACCAGCGGTAAATAAGGCACTTGCAAAGTAA
- a CDS encoding glycosyltransferase family 39 protein, with protein sequence MGKVFPALYGVVTLVVIWKAIDALGGNLYALALGAAAVTFSVLLRINMLFQPNSTDVFAWTLLYYSILQYIKTEKNKWLYMAAVVLGLGFLNKYNIVFLVAGLVPALLLTDQRKIFNNRKLYFASIVAFLIVLPNLVWQYQNHFPVIHHMKLLAKTQLVNVNRLDFLKEQLLFFTSSLFVILAAFISFFLFPPFRKYRVFFWSFIFTLTLFTYLKAKGYYAIGLYPILIAFGSVYLEFIFVKKLTWLRPVSFVVILALFIPIFRIAFPMKSPAEIVRNSKAFKDFGLLRWEDGKEHQLPQDFADMLGWKELAEKVDADYEKIRDKKHTLVLCDNYGQAGAINYYSRFSDIQAVTMNADYINWVPLDEEIKNIILIQNADDDDKERNKEKPLFREIRLTGKIENQYAREFGTSVYILLDAKVSINAILKGDIEENRWK encoded by the coding sequence TTGGGTAAAGTTTTTCCCGCACTTTATGGAGTCGTTACGTTGGTTGTAATCTGGAAGGCGATTGATGCGCTGGGAGGAAATTTATACGCTCTTGCTCTTGGCGCTGCTGCCGTAACTTTTTCAGTGCTTTTACGGATTAATATGCTTTTTCAACCAAATTCAACGGATGTTTTTGCCTGGACATTACTCTATTATTCAATCCTTCAATATATTAAAACAGAGAAAAATAAATGGCTTTACATGGCCGCAGTTGTTTTAGGATTAGGCTTTTTAAATAAATACAATATTGTTTTTCTTGTTGCAGGACTCGTTCCGGCTCTTTTGCTCACAGATCAGCGTAAAATATTTAATAACAGGAAATTGTATTTTGCCTCTATCGTTGCATTTCTGATCGTCCTGCCTAATCTGGTCTGGCAGTATCAGAATCATTTTCCTGTCATACATCATATGAAACTGCTTGCCAAAACGCAATTGGTAAATGTAAACAGGCTGGATTTTCTGAAAGAGCAGCTGTTGTTTTTTACGTCATCTCTTTTTGTTATCCTGGCCGCATTTATTTCATTTTTTTTGTTTCCGCCTTTCAGGAAATACCGGGTTTTCTTCTGGTCGTTTATATTCACTTTAACCCTTTTTACTTATCTGAAAGCCAAAGGATATTATGCTATTGGGCTTTATCCAATCTTAATTGCATTTGGCTCCGTTTATCTGGAATTTATTTTTGTAAAAAAATTAACATGGCTTCGGCCGGTATCCTTTGTGGTCATTCTGGCTTTATTCATTCCCATTTTCCGGATTGCATTTCCAATGAAAAGCCCGGCAGAGATTGTCAGGAATTCAAAGGCTTTTAAGGATTTTGGATTACTCCGTTGGGAAGACGGAAAGGAACATCAATTGCCCCAGGATTTTGCGGATATGCTCGGATGGAAGGAACTAGCAGAAAAAGTAGATGCCGACTATGAAAAGATCAGGGATAAAAAACATACGCTAGTGTTGTGTGATAATTACGGACAAGCCGGAGCAATTAATTATTATTCAAGATTCAGTGACATTCAGGCCGTAACGATGAATGCCGACTATATCAACTGGGTTCCGCTGGATGAGGAGATCAAAAACATCATCCTGATTCAAAATGCGGATGACGATGATAAAGAACGAAATAAGGAAAAACCGCTTTTTCGAGAAATAAGGCTAACCGGAAAAATTGAAAACCAGTATGCAAGGGAGTTTGGAACGAGTGTGTATATTTTGCTGGACGCAAAGGTTTCAATCAATGCTATTTTGAAGGGAGATATTGAAGAAAACAGATGGAAATAG
- a CDS encoding arsenate reductase ArsC, with protein MKKILILCTGNSCRSQIAEGYLRYFAGNKTIVYSAGVEIHGVNPKAVTIMAEDDIDISAHTSNHIDEYRNIDFDYLITVCDNAKEHCPYFPSKAVKLHHNFPDPAKATGTEKEIIEEFRAVREMIKIYSENFVKGYL; from the coding sequence ATGAAAAAGATATTAATATTATGTACTGGAAACAGTTGCCGCAGCCAGATTGCAGAAGGTTATCTCCGCTATTTTGCAGGAAACAAAACAATCGTATATAGTGCAGGGGTAGAAATTCATGGGGTTAACCCTAAAGCTGTTACTATAATGGCTGAAGATGATATTGACATCTCTGCCCATACTTCGAACCATATTGATGAATATCGCAATATTGATTTTGATTATCTCATTACAGTTTGCGACAATGCAAAAGAACATTGTCCTTATTTCCCATCAAAAGCTGTGAAATTGCATCATAATTTTCCGGATCCGGCTAAAGCCACCGGTACTGAAAAGGAGATTATAGAAGAGTTCAGGGCTGTCAGGGAAATGATTAAAATATACTCGGAAAATTTTGTTAAAGGTTATTTATGA
- a CDS encoding GNAT family N-acetyltransferase: MITIRILEGADWQAVREIYIQGIATGEATLETSAPDWEIWDQAHVTELRFVAIAENGGIAGWTALTPVSGRCVYAGVAEVSVYVGSDFRGQKVGDLLLKHLIQESEKNGYWTLQAGIFPENLASIRLHEKNGFRIIGYRENIGKMNGIWRNVNLLERRSKVSGVD; the protein is encoded by the coding sequence ATGATAACAATCAGAATTTTAGAGGGAGCAGATTGGCAGGCAGTCCGTGAAATTTATATACAGGGCATTGCCACTGGCGAAGCGACGCTCGAAACCAGTGCGCCGGACTGGGAAATCTGGGATCAAGCGCATGTTACTGAACTGAGATTCGTTGCCATTGCGGAAAATGGCGGAATAGCCGGCTGGACTGCACTGACTCCGGTTTCAGGAAGGTGTGTATATGCAGGAGTAGCCGAAGTAAGTGTGTATGTCGGAAGTGATTTCAGAGGACAGAAAGTAGGTGATTTGCTCTTAAAACATTTGATCCAAGAAAGTGAAAAAAACGGATACTGGACATTGCAGGCGGGAATTTTTCCGGAAAATCTCGCAAGTATCAGACTTCATGAAAAGAACGGTTTCCGCATAATTGGTTATCGTGAAAACATTGGGAAAATGAATGGTATCTGGCGTAATGTTAACCTGCTGGAAAGAAGAAGTAAAGTATCTGGTGTGGATTAG
- a CDS encoding DUF6428 family protein, whose amino-acid sequence MNNLNSLSWESFKNTLLKNPDKVLQFQYAQGLFVDASYHITEIKQAPFVSVDCGGVMNSWTEIIVQLWEPSVLETDHAMKVEKALSIINLVEKQLPLNPLGVVKIEFGNSKFDTRQMYPSEFITDAVTFTVNLVPDFTSCKAISRNGSCGTSSKGEECCTPAVEAPVENAEMQETSFVVNESCLPGGGCC is encoded by the coding sequence ATGAATAACTTAAATTCGCTAAGCTGGGAAAGCTTTAAAAATACGCTCCTGAAAAACCCTGATAAAGTTCTTCAGTTCCAATACGCCCAAGGCCTATTTGTAGATGCATCGTATCACATAACTGAGATCAAACAGGCACCGTTTGTTTCAGTAGATTGCGGCGGAGTTATGAATAGCTGGACAGAGATTATCGTACAATTATGGGAGCCATCCGTATTGGAAACTGATCATGCAATGAAAGTAGAAAAAGCACTTTCGATCATAAATCTGGTTGAAAAACAACTTCCGCTTAATCCTTTGGGTGTTGTAAAAATTGAATTTGGAAACTCAAAGTTTGATACACGTCAAATGTATCCTTCTGAATTTATTACCGATGCTGTAACGTTCACCGTAAACCTGGTTCCTGATTTTACTTCTTGTAAGGCCATTTCAAGAAACGGTAGCTGCGGCACATCTTCAAAGGGAGAAGAATGCTGTACTCCGGCCGTAGAAGCGCCCGTGGAAAATGCGGAAATGCAGGAAACGTCTTTTGTTGTAAATGAAAGCTGTTTGCCGGGTGGCGGTTGCTGTTAA
- a CDS encoding helix-turn-helix transcriptional regulator, with protein sequence MGVTKTQVFTDKQNRIADLAKALAHPARVAIIQHLLKEKSCVCGDLVEVLPLAQATVSQHLKELKQVGILHGEINPPRVCYCINEPVWQEAKVIFGEIFESEVQVNCCK encoded by the coding sequence ATGGGAGTTACAAAAACACAGGTATTTACGGATAAACAAAACCGGATTGCAGATCTGGCAAAAGCACTTGCACATCCGGCCAGGGTCGCTATCATTCAGCATCTGCTTAAAGAAAAATCCTGCGTATGCGGTGATCTGGTTGAGGTGCTGCCTCTTGCACAGGCTACCGTTTCGCAGCATTTAAAAGAGCTGAAACAGGTCGGGATCCTTCATGGGGAGATCAATCCTCCGCGCGTCTGTTATTGTATTAATGAGCCGGTCTGGCAGGAAGCAAAAGTGATTTTCGGTGAAATTTTTGAATCAGAAGTACAGGTAAACTGCTGTAAATAG